A genome region from Coleofasciculaceae cyanobacterium includes the following:
- a CDS encoding DUF2256 domain-containing protein — MARQRNKSDLPTKICPVCDRPFTWRKKWEKCWDDVKYCSDRCRRRKQSVDSES; from the coding sequence ATGGCTCGACAGCGCAATAAATCAGATCTGCCGACTAAAATTTGCCCTGTATGCGATCGCCCCTTTACTTGGCGTAAAAAGTGGGAGAAATGCTGGGATGATGTCAAATATTGTTCGGATCGTTGTCGCCGTCGTAAGCAGTCTGTCGATAGCGAATCGTAA
- a CDS encoding serine hydrolase — MNRKGKNPLTRAIGAKAGSKRQVNQKGRGLFNFKGDSAGAKNLVKSKRKKAQAKAIVDNNPRLKPSLAAKKNPVAKSGSAKKNSLIQPKKPRLALRSAIYAITIAVGLSTILGTLVSIAGSFKTAAPDNSHILTAVAANSQTKSKLDDLFAIASLGKELITLKSNLQQLAARYPDLEPEIFIVDLDTKGFVSIKGDAIIAAASTIKLPILVAFFQDVDQGKIKLEEPLTITEDVIAEGSGNMQYEKAGTKFSALETADKMMTISDNTATNMLIKRLGGMEQLNQRFDKMGLKATRLRNPLPDLTGTNTTTPEDLGNILVKIDNGNIISSRSRDRLLYIMRNIVRNTLLPEGLESNAIIAHKTGDIKPVLGDVGIIDMPSGKRYIASMLVKRPDNSLEAKEFIQEASRTTYQYFKNSQTSSFTVDR; from the coding sequence GTGAATCGCAAAGGCAAAAATCCTCTTACCAGAGCTATAGGTGCTAAAGCTGGATCTAAGCGTCAAGTCAATCAAAAAGGTCGCGGCTTATTCAATTTTAAAGGTGATTCTGCTGGAGCTAAGAATTTAGTTAAATCTAAGCGCAAAAAAGCTCAAGCCAAAGCAATAGTAGATAATAATCCGCGACTAAAGCCAAGCTTAGCTGCTAAAAAAAATCCTGTTGCTAAATCTGGTAGTGCTAAAAAAAATTCACTTATCCAACCAAAAAAACCTCGATTGGCTTTACGTTCGGCTATCTATGCCATAACAATTGCCGTGGGATTAAGTACAATTTTGGGGACATTAGTTTCTATAGCAGGCTCGTTCAAAACTGCCGCTCCAGACAATTCTCATATTCTTACCGCAGTAGCAGCAAATTCCCAGACTAAGAGTAAATTGGATGACTTATTTGCGATCGCATCACTAGGCAAAGAACTAATTACTCTCAAATCTAATTTACAGCAGTTAGCCGCCCGCTATCCTGACCTTGAGCCTGAAATTTTTATCGTGGATCTAGATACTAAAGGTTTTGTCAGTATTAAAGGAGACGCAATAATTGCTGCTGCCAGCACGATCAAACTGCCTATTTTGGTAGCATTTTTTCAGGATGTAGACCAAGGCAAAATTAAGCTAGAAGAACCCTTGACCATTACTGAAGATGTTATTGCTGAAGGCTCTGGCAATATGCAGTACGAAAAAGCAGGAACTAAGTTTTCTGCCTTAGAGACTGCCGATAAAATGATGACGATTAGTGACAATACTGCTACTAATATGCTAATTAAACGCTTAGGGGGAATGGAGCAATTAAACCAGCGATTTGACAAAATGGGTTTAAAAGCAACTAGATTGCGAAATCCCTTGCCAGATTTAACTGGAACTAACACCACTACCCCTGAAGATTTAGGCAATATACTAGTCAAGATTGACAATGGAAATATAATTTCTTCGCGATCGCGCGATCGGCTTTTATATATTATGCGTAATATCGTCAGAAATACTTTGCTACCCGAAGGTTTAGAATCAAACGCAATTATTGCTCATAAAACAGGAGATATCAAGCCTGTGTTGGGAGATGTTGGCATTATTGATATGCCCAGCGGGAAACGCTACATAGCTTCTATGTTAGTTAAACGTCCAGATAATTCTCTTGAGGCTAAAGAATTTATCCAGGAGGCATCCCGCACTACCTATCAGTATTTTAAAAATTCTCAAACGAGTTCTTTTACTGTAGATAGATAA
- a CDS encoding M20 family metallopeptidase, which produces MVFTVKEAKSVNFGQIRLEIRNLQQSLVEWRRRLHQKPELAFEEQITAEFIRQKLEEWDIPHQTEIAKTGITATISSNRSGKVLAIRADMDALPIQEANEVAYRSQHEGKMHACGHDGHTAIALGTAYYLNQHKADWQGTVKIIFQPAEEGPGGAKPMIEAGVLRNPDVDAIIGLHLWNNLPLGTIGVRPGAFMAAVECFRCQVFGKGGHGAMPDQTVDSIVVASQIVNALQTIVARNVKPLDAAVVTVGELHAGTALNVIADTAKMSGTIRYFNPELESLIRDRLEAIISGVCQMHDAKYELNHWQLYPPTVNDNAIAELVRSVAVEVVETPLGVVPECQTMGGEDMSFFLNEVPGCYFFLGSANPAKGLAYPHHHPRFDFDETALSMGVEMFVRCVEKFLND; this is translated from the coding sequence ATGGTTTTTACGGTAAAAGAGGCTAAATCAGTTAATTTTGGTCAAATACGATTAGAAATACGCAATTTGCAGCAGAGTTTGGTAGAGTGGCGACGCAGACTGCATCAAAAACCCGAATTAGCTTTTGAAGAGCAGATTACGGCCGAGTTTATTCGGCAAAAACTTGAAGAATGGGATATTCCTCACCAAACCGAGATTGCCAAAACAGGCATTACTGCTACTATTTCCAGCAACCGTTCTGGAAAAGTTTTAGCAATTCGTGCTGATATGGATGCTTTACCAATTCAAGAGGCCAATGAAGTAGCTTATCGATCGCAACACGAGGGCAAAATGCACGCCTGCGGACATGATGGACATACAGCGATCGCTCTGGGTACAGCGTACTATCTCAATCAGCACAAAGCCGACTGGCAGGGAACGGTAAAAATTATCTTTCAGCCAGCGGAAGAAGGGCCTGGGGGAGCTAAACCCATGATTGAAGCAGGAGTCTTACGTAACCCCGATGTTGATGCCATTATTGGCTTACACCTGTGGAATAATCTGCCTTTGGGAACTATAGGAGTTCGCCCTGGAGCATTTATGGCTGCGGTGGAATGCTTTCGCTGCCAGGTTTTCGGGAAGGGTGGTCATGGAGCAATGCCCGATCAAACCGTAGATTCAATTGTAGTAGCCAGTCAGATCGTTAATGCCCTACAAACAATTGTGGCGCGGAATGTTAAGCCTTTGGATGCTGCTGTAGTTACCGTAGGAGAATTACACGCAGGCACAGCTTTGAATGTAATTGCGGATACCGCTAAAATGAGTGGTACGATTCGCTATTTTAATCCAGAATTAGAAAGCCTGATTCGAGATCGGCTAGAGGCAATTATTTCTGGTGTTTGTCAAATGCACGATGCAAAATATGAACTCAACCATTGGCAACTGTATCCCCCGACGGTTAATGACAATGCGATCGCTGAATTAGTTCGCTCGGTAGCAGTGGAAGTAGTAGAAACTCCTTTAGGAGTAGTGCCAGAGTGTCAAACTATGGGTGGAGAAGATATGTCCTTCTTTTTAAATGAAGTACCTGGATGCTATTTCTTTTTAGGTTCGGCTAATCCAGCCAAGGGTTTGGCATATCCACACCATCATCCCCGCTTTGATTTTGATGAGACTGCTCTGAGCATGGGAGTAGAAATGTTTGTCCGTTGTGTAGAAAAGTTTTTGAATGATTGA
- a CDS encoding isoaspartyl peptidase/L-asparaginase: MSVNQVQPKLIIHGGAGGHLRSEKGEAKVRQALHLIIEEVYDLLAYGGSAIDAVVMGCRLLENQPTFNAGTGSVLQSDGQIRMSAALMDGVRQRFSGIINVSRVRHPIELAEFLQGEDDRVISDYGSGELVRELNVPVYDPLIEIRLQEWIQERDENFDKDTAGVIAEQALIHEPRKGTIGVVALDCNGKIAAGTSTGGKGLERIGRVSDSAMPAGNYADASAGVSCTGIGEDIMDECLAAKIVIRVTDGMSLADAMQKSMSESRSRKRDLGAIAIAADGTISWGKTSEVILAAYHDGKKIGDTLNWNNSDLSGYQSGN, encoded by the coding sequence ATGTCTGTTAACCAAGTACAGCCCAAGTTAATCATTCACGGTGGCGCAGGAGGGCATTTAAGAAGCGAAAAAGGAGAAGCCAAAGTTCGACAAGCACTTCATTTGATTATTGAAGAAGTTTACGATCTGCTGGCTTATGGAGGTAGTGCTATTGATGCTGTGGTTATGGGATGTCGGCTATTAGAAAATCAGCCGACTTTTAATGCGGGTACGGGTTCGGTTCTACAGTCCGATGGTCAAATTCGCATGAGTGCTGCTTTGATGGATGGTGTCAGACAACGCTTTAGCGGCATAATTAATGTTTCTCGCGTCAGACATCCAATTGAACTAGCGGAGTTTTTGCAGGGAGAAGACGATCGCGTGATCTCAGATTATGGTTCAGGAGAACTAGTGCGGGAATTGAATGTACCTGTATACGATCCGCTGATCGAAATCCGCCTCCAAGAATGGATACAGGAACGAGATGAAAATTTTGATAAGGATACGGCGGGAGTAATTGCCGAACAGGCATTAATTCATGAACCCCGCAAAGGCACAATCGGCGTTGTAGCACTAGACTGCAACGGTAAGATTGCAGCAGGAACGTCTACGGGGGGGAAAGGTTTGGAAAGAATTGGTCGAGTTAGCGATTCAGCAATGCCCGCTGGTAATTATGCCGATGCTTCTGCTGGAGTAAGCTGTACGGGTATCGGCGAAGATATTATGGACGAATGTTTAGCTGCCAAGATTGTAATCCGCGTTACCGACGGAATGTCCTTAGCCGATGCGATGCAAAAGTCGATGAGCGAATCTCGTAGCCGTAAACGAGATTTGGGGGCAATTGCGATCGCTGCCGACGGCACTATTTCTTGGGGTAAAACTAGCGAGGTGATCTTAGCTGCCTATCATGATGGCAAAAAGATTGGCGATACACTCAACTGGAATAATTCAGATCTAAGCGGCTATCAATCAGGTAATTAG
- a CDS encoding RNA methyltransferase → MNQNLLANIRIVLVEPAGALNVGSIARIMKNMGLTKLVLVNPKCDRDSESARLMAVHAVDILGNAQIASSLPAALAGCHQAIATTVRSRSVPIKLESPSIVLPQLLTPGLQSALIFGAEERGLSNDELKYAQRFVCIESNPDYPSLNLAQAVAVCAYELYQAWLKIERSSQPLVLPPPQPAIESTLTTNAPIEVLEGYYQDLEALLLEIGYLYSHTASIKMEKFRRLYNKANLQTEEVAMLRGILRQIRWANRNQSKSPDD, encoded by the coding sequence ATGAATCAAAACTTGTTAGCGAATATTAGAATTGTTTTAGTCGAACCGGCGGGGGCGTTGAACGTAGGTTCGATCGCAAGAATTATGAAAAATATGGGGTTGACTAAACTGGTGCTAGTCAATCCTAAGTGCGATCGTGATTCTGAATCAGCCAGGCTGATGGCGGTTCATGCGGTGGATATTTTAGGCAACGCCCAAATTGCTAGTAGTTTACCTGCTGCATTAGCTGGATGTCATCAAGCGATCGCTACTACTGTTCGTTCTCGCAGTGTGCCAATTAAGCTGGAATCTCCTTCGATAGTACTTCCCCAGTTACTCACGCCTGGTCTTCAATCTGCTTTGATATTTGGTGCAGAAGAGAGAGGTTTAAGTAATGATGAACTAAAATATGCCCAAAGGTTTGTTTGCATCGAGTCAAACCCTGATTATCCCTCGCTAAATTTGGCTCAAGCGGTAGCTGTTTGCGCCTATGAACTTTATCAAGCCTGGCTAAAAATTGAGCGTAGTTCTCAACCATTAGTCTTACCTCCACCCCAGCCAGCGATCGAGTCTACGCTAACTACTAACGCGCCAATTGAAGTATTAGAAGGTTATTATCAGGATTTGGAGGCGTTGCTTTTGGAAATTGGCTATTTATATTCTCATACTGCTTCTATCAAAATGGAAAAGTTTCGTCGCTTATACAATAAGGCTAATTTACAGACAGAAGAGGTAGCTATGCTAAGGGGCATTTTGCGTCAAATTCGCTGGGCAAACCGCAATCAATCAAAGTCACCCGATGATTAA
- a CDS encoding YihY/virulence factor BrkB family protein has translation MNLRKVGRLLRETFKQWQEDKASRIAAALAYYTVFSISPLLVIAIAIAGAFFGQQTAQDQIIAQATDLVGKDAVKPILLALDNISQPEIRGIASLISIGVLLLGASGIFAQLQDALNTVWKVKPQPGQGVGIFIRKRISSFLMVLAIGFLLILSLILSAIVSALSKYRTDFLPGSAILWENLDFIVSLGLMTFLFCLMFKYVPDVKIAWKDVVVGSVITALLFLFGKFLLGVYISKGSLGSAYGAAGSLIVFLAWVYYSAQIVLLGAEFTQVYTRMYGSKVRARKYSQID, from the coding sequence ATGAACTTACGTAAAGTCGGGAGATTACTCCGAGAAACTTTTAAACAGTGGCAGGAAGACAAAGCATCTCGGATCGCAGCAGCTTTAGCCTATTACACGGTTTTTTCTATTTCACCTTTACTGGTAATTGCGATCGCGATCGCGGGGGCGTTTTTTGGGCAGCAAACGGCACAGGATCAAATTATCGCTCAGGCAACCGATTTAGTCGGAAAAGATGCAGTTAAACCAATTTTGTTGGCGCTAGATAATATAAGTCAGCCAGAAATTAGGGGAATAGCGTCTTTAATTAGTATTGGAGTTTTGCTACTTGGTGCTTCAGGAATTTTTGCTCAACTGCAAGATGCTTTAAATACGGTTTGGAAAGTTAAACCACAGCCAGGGCAGGGCGTTGGCATATTTATTCGCAAGCGCATATCTTCTTTTTTGATGGTGTTAGCGATCGGTTTTTTGTTGATTCTGTCTTTGATACTTAGTGCTATTGTCTCTGCCTTGAGTAAGTATCGAACCGACTTTCTCCCTGGTTCGGCAATTCTTTGGGAAAACTTGGATTTTATCGTCTCTCTGGGCTTAATGACTTTTTTATTCTGCCTAATGTTCAAATATGTTCCAGATGTTAAAATTGCCTGGAAAGATGTGGTGGTTGGCTCAGTAATTACCGCCCTGTTGTTTTTGTTCGGTAAATTCTTATTAGGCGTATATATTAGTAAGGGCAGTCTGGGTTCAGCCTATGGTGCTGCTGGCTCTTTAATTGTCTTTCTTGCTTGGGTATATTATTCAGCCCAAATTGTTTTGCTGGGGGCAGAATTTACTCAAGTTTATACGCGGATGTATGGTTCAAAAGTACGGGCAAGAAAATATTCCCAGATTGATTAA